The following proteins are encoded in a genomic region of Ctenopharyngodon idella isolate HZGC_01 chromosome 12, HZGC01, whole genome shotgun sequence:
- the LOC127523606 gene encoding uncharacterized protein LOC127523606 isoform X1, producing MDHCLGLGLLATGSYDGEIIIWTLALQKPLTRLQRSQQGKVHLPVHRLLFLQKRAQQSHLRSGAVLLSSQAGSVCWWSICGPRHNRGQFYVPDEFNGSVMGLSTDQENSLLVTGDTTGSIKVWDISHYALSAGDVESAKELPPLLHSWRGHERAIVSSEVLVYESQLFVLSAAVDRRACLWTCEGACVGCFGQERQWDLSNPDTYQTNRERTSPIKEEKKERMEDSQSRASPERFICWGESSGEGDHRQTELALNLQTGYTVLQSPDFEDTSERRSSLEKFPLPKYNKFLSGDQACGDLEIKMAAWRRNIDSEGLYRFGNEFTPFRAMEIPRAPSWK from the exons ATGGATCACTGTCTAGGTCTGGGACTTCTGGCTACTGGGAGTTACGACGGAGAGATCATTATATGGACGCTGGCTCTCCAGAAGCCCCTCACACGACTACAGAGATCCCAGCAAGGGAA AGTTCATCTGCCCGTTCATAGACTGCTGTTCTTGCAAAAACGAGCTCAGCAAAGTCATTTGAGAAGCGGCGCTGTGCTGCTCAGCTCACAGGCCGGATCTGTCTGCTGGTGGAGCATCTGTGGGCCCAGACACAACCGTG GACAGTTCTATGTGCCTGATGAATTTAATGGGAGTGTGATGGGTTTAAGCACAGACCAGGAAAACAGTCTACTTGTCACTGGAGACACCACAGGATCCATCAAGGTCTGGGACATCTCACACTATGCCTTATCTGCTGGAGATGTGGAG TCTGCAAAAGAATTGCCTCCACTGTTACACTCTTGGAGGGGCCATGAGAGGGCGATAGTGAGCAGTGAGGTCCTGGTGTACGAGTCTCAACTCTTCGTGTTGAGCGCGGCGGTGGACCGCAGGGCCTGTCTCTGGACCTGTGAAGGAGCTTGTGTGGGCTGTTTTGGACAGGAACGGCAGTGGGATTTGAGCAACCCAGACACTTATCAAACCAACAG GGAACGGACCAGTCCAATCAAAGAAGAAAAGAAGGAGAGGATGGAGGACAGCCAATCACGTGCCAGCCCTGAGAGATTTATCTGCTGGGGTGAAAGTTCAGGAGAGGGTGATCATCGACAAACAG AATTAGCTCTAAACCTACAAACCGGTTATACGGTTCTACAAAGCCCAGACTTTGAGGACACGTCTGAACGCCGCAGCTCTTTGGAAAAGTTCCCACTGCCTAAATACAATAAG TTTCTCTCTGGAGATCAAGCATGTGGGGATCTGGAGATAAAGATGGCGGCGTGGCGACGAAATATCGACTCTGAAGGGCTCTATCGCTTCGGGAATGAGTTCACACCGTTTCGGGCTATGGAGATACCA CGAGCGCCTAGCTGGaagtga
- the LOC127523606 gene encoding WD repeat-containing protein on Y chromosome isoform X2, with product MYLFGLYYMTGCQSRSVCFVQMDISCDGRVEWQTFHNFLFQHYKHIINSMHDCKSVPISQPLIRHCTYNKQEPIVRILALSQSPPVRYISVSKRGTLVVWNSHLNKIQPLEMCADPFNKRQHRRRFQGWSTDAVYMANVHKIAVSTLSRGIHFFDVTTAFGFEQVHLFGLSHAATALCYWYDTEAPGEKCVLMWGDEKGSVNLLWFLQPFKGLFEMPFTNETGPLQIFMPDICAHSALISYQHIPKIHSEPINKILYEPHDELIITSSESPASSVVIIDVNQKREKCVWRIEKGVKCFDFSFSLSLLVTAGLGPVRLWNRYVTCRPTAVLHSHHTSVLDVVIHQALGKIFSYSKDAVLKIWDIPSQQCVKTVHLKFPNIQAGVTPEQGSFPLLLNLTTNPVLLVTCREYLAVLTLTESKKPESNDKSGLYTCALYNPHLEQVITACADSTLTVWDVKTGIKKMEVRNAHGKEEVSCMALDIHQRRLISAATNGTIKVWNLLNGLNLHKLETASNTEVTGIICHHDNQLLATGWSRLITQYSIEFSKDIYVKADLSWKSGHQHREDILAMDHCLGLGLLATGSYDGEIIIWTLALQKPLTRLQRSQQGKVHLPVHRLLFLQKRAQQSHLRSGAVLLSSQAGSVCWWSICGPRHNRGQFYVPDEFNGSVMGLSTDQENSLLVTGDTTGSIKVWDISHYALSAGDVESAKELPPLLHSWRGHERAIVSSEVLVYESQLFVLSAAVDRRACLWTCEGACVGCFGQERQWDLSNPDTYQTNRERTSPIKEEKKERMEDSQSRASPERFICWGESSGEGDHRQTELALNLQTGYTVLQSPDFEDTSERRSSLEKFPLPKYNKFLSGDQACGDLEIKMAAWRRNIDSEGLYRFGNEFTPFRAMEIPEISEIDVPVKTWKLKTRQSSSRGTEVSSRIFSSEGAGDYQTLED from the exons CAAGAGCCTATCGTGCGTATCTTGGCTTTGAGTCAGTCTCCACCTGTGCGTTACATCAGCGTCAGCAAGAGAGGAACTCTCGTTGTTTGGAACAGTCATCTGAACAAAATACAGCCACTGGAG ATGTGTGCTGACCCCTTTAATAAACGGCAGCATCGTAGGAGGTTCCAGGGTTGGAGCACAGATGCTGTCTACATGGCAAATGTTCACAAGATTGCCGTGTCAACCCTGAGCAGGGGCATCCACTTCTTTGACGTTACCACCGCATTTGGTTTTGAGCAGGTTCATTTGTTCG GATTGAGTCATGCTGCTACTGCTCTATGCTATTGGTATGACACAGAG GCTCCGGGAGAAAAGTGTGTGCTGATGTGGGGAGATGAGAAAGGCTCTGTGAATTTGCTGTGGTTTCTTCAGCCTTTCAAGGGGCTCTTTGAGATGCCTTTCACCAACGAAACTGGCCCATTGCAAATCTTTATgcca GATATATGTGCGCACAGTGCACTGATCTCTTatcagcacatcccaaaaatcCACAGCGAGCCGATCAACAAAATCCTGTATGAGCCTCACGATGAGCTCATTATTACATCATCAGAAAGTCCAGCCAGCTCTGTGGTCATCATTGATGTCAATCAGAAGAGAGAGAAATGCGTTTGGAGAATAGAAAAG GGAGTCAAGTGTTTTGACTTCAGCTTCTCTCTCAGTCTGCTGGTAACTGCTGGACTGGGTCCTGTCAGACTGTGGAACCGCTATGTGACCTGCCGCCCAACTGCGGTTCTGCACAGTCACCACACATCTGTGCTGGATGTGGTTATTCACCAAGCATTGGGCAAGATCTTCAGCTACTCTAAGGACGCT GTGCTGAAAATATGGGATATTCCTTCTCAACAATGCGTAAAGACAGTTCACCTGAAATTCCCCAATATCCAAGCAGGCGTTACTCCTGAGCAGGGCAGCTTTCCTCTGCTCCTCAACCTGACCACGAATCCTGTGCTCCTGGTGACCTGCAGGGAGTATCTGGCCGTGCTTACGCTGACAGAATCCAAAAAACCAGAATCCAACGACAAGTCTGGCCTGTACACCTGTGCCCTCTATAATCCTCATCTTGAACAG GTAATCACAGCCTGTGCTGACTCCACACTGACTGTGTGGGATGTGAAGACAGGTATTAAGAAGATGGAGGTAAGAAACGCTCATGGTAAGGAGGAGGTTTCCTGTATGGCACTAGACATACACCAGCGCAGACTGATCTCTGCGGCCACCAATGGCACTATCAAG GTGTGGAACTTACTGAATGGCCTCAATCTTCATAAGCTAGAAACTGCCTCCAACACAGAGGTCACCGGGATCATCTGTCATCATGACAACCAGCTTCTAGCCACAGGCTGGAGTCGACTGATCACTCAGTATAGCATTGAGTTTTCAAAG gaCATCTATGTGAAAGCAGACCTGTCCTGGAAGTCTGGTCATCAGCACAGAGAGGACATCCTGGCGATGGATCACTGTCTAGGTCTGGGACTTCTGGCTACTGGGAGTTACGACGGAGAGATCATTATATGGACGCTGGCTCTCCAGAAGCCCCTCACACGACTACAGAGATCCCAGCAAGGGAA AGTTCATCTGCCCGTTCATAGACTGCTGTTCTTGCAAAAACGAGCTCAGCAAAGTCATTTGAGAAGCGGCGCTGTGCTGCTCAGCTCACAGGCCGGATCTGTCTGCTGGTGGAGCATCTGTGGGCCCAGACACAACCGTG GACAGTTCTATGTGCCTGATGAATTTAATGGGAGTGTGATGGGTTTAAGCACAGACCAGGAAAACAGTCTACTTGTCACTGGAGACACCACAGGATCCATCAAGGTCTGGGACATCTCACACTATGCCTTATCTGCTGGAGATGTGGAG TCTGCAAAAGAATTGCCTCCACTGTTACACTCTTGGAGGGGCCATGAGAGGGCGATAGTGAGCAGTGAGGTCCTGGTGTACGAGTCTCAACTCTTCGTGTTGAGCGCGGCGGTGGACCGCAGGGCCTGTCTCTGGACCTGTGAAGGAGCTTGTGTGGGCTGTTTTGGACAGGAACGGCAGTGGGATTTGAGCAACCCAGACACTTATCAAACCAACAG GGAACGGACCAGTCCAATCAAAGAAGAAAAGAAGGAGAGGATGGAGGACAGCCAATCACGTGCCAGCCCTGAGAGATTTATCTGCTGGGGTGAAAGTTCAGGAGAGGGTGATCATCGACAAACAG AATTAGCTCTAAACCTACAAACCGGTTATACGGTTCTACAAAGCCCAGACTTTGAGGACACGTCTGAACGCCGCAGCTCTTTGGAAAAGTTCCCACTGCCTAAATACAATAAG TTTCTCTCTGGAGATCAAGCATGTGGGGATCTGGAGATAAAGATGGCGGCGTGGCGACGAAATATCGACTCTGAAGGGCTCTATCGCTTCGGGAATGAGTTCACACCGTTTCGGGCTATGGAGATACCA GAGATCAGTGAGATAGATGTACCTGTGAAGACCTGGAAACTGAAGACGCGGCAGAGTTCCTCCAGAGGAACAGAAGTGAGCTCTCGGATATTCTCCTCTGAAGGTGCCGGGGATTATCAAACACTGGAGGACTAG